One genomic window of Inquilinus sp. KBS0705 includes the following:
- a CDS encoding DUF1398 domain-containing protein, whose protein sequence is MKTEEKVQQAYATAKNYPDLAAKLAAVGIESYTVEVSTTAIIYRLSGGETLLHNNSNVAPRMIGLNFNRAQVIQAIRDNQQGKTNFPEFMQGIADAGVRFYEATLIGNNKRVNYIGLGGFYEELIPSL, encoded by the coding sequence ATGAAAACCGAAGAAAAGGTACAACAAGCCTATGCCACCGCCAAAAACTACCCAGACCTGGCTGCTAAACTGGCAGCAGTGGGGATAGAATCGTATACCGTAGAGGTATCTACCACGGCCATAATATATCGTTTAAGTGGTGGCGAAACCCTTTTGCACAACAACAGTAATGTAGCCCCGCGTATGATAGGTTTAAATTTTAACCGGGCGCAGGTGATACAAGCCATACGCGATAATCAGCAGGGTAAAACCAATTTCCCCGAGTTTATGCAGGGCATAGCCGATGCGGGCGTGCGCTTTTATGAGGCTACCTTAATTGGCAATAACAAACGGGTCAATTACATTGGCCTGGGTGGCTTTTATGAAGAGTTGATTCCATCGTTATAG
- a CDS encoding sodium:solute symporter, which translates to MSLTDWIVLGATLLAIVAYGVWKSGSSKNIDQYLTGNRSLPWYHIGLSVMATQASAITFLSAPGQAYSDGMRFVQFYFGLPLAMIVLCITFVPIFHKLKVYTAYEFLENRFDLKTRVLTSVLFLIQRGLSTGITIYAPAIILSGILHINTTYTTLFIGGLVLFYTVYGGAKAVSYTQLLQMSIIFTGMFLAGVFVVMLMPADVGFGKAIKLAGNMGRMNVIDWKFDPNNRYNIWSGIIGGFFLQLSYFGTDQSQVGRYLTGSSVGQSRLGLIMNGLIKIPMQFLILLIGVLVFSFYQFNRPPVFFNNYEVEQVKKTEYAPAFNQLEQQYATAADTRKTKTEALVKAFDSNNPRQIASAKADLKIAAAHADTIRKQAVDIIKKSSGNSEVNDTNYVFLTFVTHYLPKGLIGLLIAIIFLASMGSTASGLNSLASTSVVDIYKRIINPGATDKAYVNASRLATLFWGVVCIGMALYASKIGNLLEAVNQLGSYIYGTILGVFVVAFYIKRIKGRAVFIAAVVTEVVICVMGYYNTVAYLWLNAIGCLGVILVAGLLTMFEKDENVAA; encoded by the coding sequence ATGAGCTTAACCGATTGGATAGTATTAGGCGCCACCCTGCTGGCCATAGTTGCCTACGGCGTATGGAAAAGCGGCAGCAGTAAAAATATCGACCAATACCTTACGGGCAACCGATCGCTGCCCTGGTACCACATAGGGCTATCGGTTATGGCTACACAAGCCAGCGCCATTACCTTTTTATCGGCCCCCGGCCAGGCCTACAGCGATGGGATGCGCTTTGTTCAGTTCTACTTCGGGTTGCCGCTGGCCATGATCGTTTTGTGCATCACTTTTGTCCCCATTTTTCATAAGCTAAAGGTTTATACCGCCTACGAGTTTTTAGAGAACCGGTTCGATTTAAAAACCCGCGTGCTAACCTCCGTTTTGTTTTTGATACAGCGGGGGCTTTCAACTGGTATTACCATTTATGCGCCGGCTATTATCCTATCGGGCATATTGCATATTAACACTACTTACACCACATTATTTATAGGCGGGCTGGTGCTGTTTTATACCGTTTACGGCGGGGCCAAGGCGGTATCGTACACGCAGCTGCTGCAAATGAGCATCATATTTACGGGTATGTTTTTGGCAGGCGTTTTTGTGGTGATGCTAATGCCTGCCGATGTTGGTTTTGGCAAGGCTATTAAGCTGGCCGGCAACATGGGCCGCATGAATGTTATAGACTGGAAGTTTGACCCTAATAACCGCTACAACATTTGGAGTGGCATCATCGGCGGTTTCTTTTTGCAGTTATCCTACTTCGGTACCGACCAAAGCCAGGTGGGGCGATATCTCACCGGTAGCTCGGTTGGGCAAAGCCGCCTGGGCCTTATCATGAACGGGCTGATAAAAATACCCATGCAATTTTTAATATTGCTGATAGGGGTACTGGTATTTAGCTTTTACCAGTTTAACCGCCCTCCGGTGTTTTTTAACAACTACGAGGTGGAGCAGGTTAAAAAAACCGAGTATGCCCCGGCGTTTAACCAACTGGAGCAGCAATATGCCACCGCTGCCGATACCCGCAAAACAAAGACCGAGGCCCTTGTAAAAGCCTTCGACAGTAATAACCCCCGACAAATAGCCAGCGCTAAAGCCGACCTTAAAATAGCTGCTGCCCACGCCGACACTATTCGTAAACAGGCGGTAGATATCATCAAAAAAAGTAGCGGCAACAGCGAGGTTAACGATACCAATTACGTATTCCTCACCTTTGTTACCCATTACCTGCCAAAGGGCTTAATAGGCTTGCTTATCGCCATCATCTTCCTGGCGTCGATGGGTTCAACCGCCAGTGGGCTTAACTCGTTGGCATCAACCAGCGTGGTAGATATTTATAAGCGCATCATCAACCCCGGCGCTACCGATAAGGCCTATGTAAACGCATCGCGCCTGGCTACCTTGTTTTGGGGAGTGGTGTGTATTGGCATGGCGTTATATGCCAGCAAAATTGGCAATCTGCTGGAGGCAGTGAACCAACTGGGCTCCTATATCTACGGTACCATACTTGGGGTGTTTGTGGTGGCCTTTTACATTAAACGTATTAAGGGCAGGGCGGTGTTTATTGCCGCCGTTGTAACCGAAGTGGTGATATGTGTGATGGGGTATTACAACACCGTAGCCTACCTTTGGCTAAATGCCATTGGGTGTTTAGGCGTTATACTGGTAGCCGGCTTGCTCACCATGTTTGAGAAAGATGAAAATGTCGCCGCCTGA
- a CDS encoding acyltransferase, producing MTKNADPYHPAKLYGLDHLRAFAISFVVIFHYQSFGHPNWVNTLGSFGWTGVDLFFVLSGFLISSQLFAELSNSQTISLKNFFVKRSFRILPGYWLVLAIYYFIPAFREREALPPIWKHLTFTQNIGLNIATGGTFSHAWSLCVEEQFYLLLPLALLLIYRKLLLRKGAYILALIALLGFAIRAFSWYHLVTPHQGADDFFRYWYMYIYYPIYNRLDGLLMGIAVSALLHYQPVIAKKIAKYGNWLLPLGLAILAFAYWLCIDQHSYQGTIFGFPVVALGYGAIVLCAVSGGSVLYKYKSFITEKLAGLSYGIYLIHKGIIHLVQQHLESHSIPKNGNLMFVLCMISVIIGAILLQLVVERPMLKLRKMVLSKG from the coding sequence GTGACTAAAAACGCCGACCCTTACCATCCCGCAAAACTTTACGGCCTTGATCATCTGCGTGCTTTTGCCATTAGCTTTGTAGTTATATTCCACTACCAGTCCTTTGGGCACCCTAATTGGGTAAACACCCTTGGCTCGTTCGGCTGGACGGGTGTCGACCTGTTTTTTGTGCTCAGCGGGTTCTTAATATCTTCGCAACTATTTGCCGAACTGTCTAATAGTCAGACTATTTCGTTAAAAAACTTCTTTGTTAAACGCAGCTTTCGCATACTGCCGGGGTACTGGCTGGTTTTGGCCATTTACTACTTTATACCCGCTTTTCGTGAACGCGAAGCGTTGCCACCCATTTGGAAACACCTCACCTTTACCCAAAACATAGGGTTAAACATTGCTACAGGCGGCACCTTTTCGCACGCTTGGTCACTTTGCGTCGAGGAGCAGTTTTACCTGTTGCTGCCATTGGCTTTGTTGTTGATATACAGAAAGTTATTGTTAAGAAAAGGCGCTTATATACTTGCGCTAATAGCATTATTGGGCTTTGCTATAAGGGCATTTAGCTGGTACCACCTGGTTACTCCCCACCAGGGCGCCGACGACTTTTTCCGCTATTGGTATATGTATATATACTACCCCATTTACAACAGGCTTGACGGACTTTTAATGGGAATTGCCGTATCTGCGCTACTTCATTATCAGCCTGTTATAGCTAAAAAAATAGCAAAATATGGCAACTGGCTATTACCCCTTGGCTTAGCTATACTGGCCTTTGCCTATTGGTTATGTATAGACCAGCACTCCTATCAAGGCACTATATTTGGTTTCCCGGTGGTTGCGCTGGGTTATGGTGCTATAGTGCTGTGCGCGGTAAGCGGGGGTAGTGTGCTATATAAATACAAGTCGTTTATAACCGAAAAGTTGGCCGGGTTGTCATATGGTATCTATCTCATTCATAAGGGTATAATTCATTTAGTGCAGCAACATTTAGAAAGCCATTCTATCCCCAAGAATGGTAATTTAATGTTCGTGTTATGCATGATCTCTGTGATAATTGGCGCAATTTTACTGCAGTTAGTGGTTGAGAGACCAATGCTTAAACTGCGTAAAATGGTATTGAGTAAAGGCTGA
- a CDS encoding cation transporter, whose protein sequence is MAKNRTSIYSALAANLLIAATKFIAGIFTNSSSMVSEGIHSVVDTVNQILLLYGLKRSTKPPDSTRPFGYGRELYFWSFIVSILIFGLGGGISIYQGIAHIIHPEPVTNPIWNYVVLALSMIFEGASLMVAIKEFNKVRNGMSWWAAIVKSKDPSSFLVLFEDGAAVMGLSIVFVFMLIGHNYHMPYLDGVASTLVGLLLVCVSTILARESRSLLMGEGIAPETQNKIKALAEGDQHIIKVVNILSTYQSPEDVILMLIVEFDPDIDTEEITASIERVRLAIKSAFPLIKLVFVQPQSYSHMPNGLA, encoded by the coding sequence ATGGCTAAAAACAGGACATCCATATACAGCGCGCTGGCGGCAAACCTGCTCATTGCAGCAACCAAGTTTATTGCTGGCATCTTCACCAATAGCTCCTCAATGGTATCCGAGGGTATACACTCCGTTGTAGATACCGTAAACCAAATATTGCTGCTGTATGGCCTAAAACGCAGCACAAAGCCGCCCGATAGCACAAGGCCATTTGGCTATGGTCGCGAGCTTTACTTTTGGTCGTTTATTGTATCTATATTGATATTTGGCCTGGGTGGGGGGATATCAATCTATCAAGGGATCGCACACATTATTCATCCTGAGCCCGTTACCAACCCCATTTGGAATTACGTTGTACTGGCGCTATCTATGATATTTGAAGGGGCATCGCTAATGGTTGCGATAAAGGAATTCAATAAGGTTCGTAATGGTATGTCGTGGTGGGCGGCTATAGTAAAAAGTAAAGACCCATCCAGCTTTTTGGTGTTGTTTGAGGATGGTGCCGCGGTAATGGGGTTAAGCATTGTGTTTGTTTTTATGTTAATAGGGCATAATTACCACATGCCTTACTTAGATGGCGTAGCATCTACCCTTGTAGGTTTATTGCTGGTGTGCGTATCTACCATACTGGCAAGGGAAAGCCGGAGCCTGCTTATGGGCGAGGGTATTGCGCCCGAAACTCAAAACAAAATAAAGGCACTTGCTGAAGGTGATCAGCATATTATTAAAGTGGTCAACATCCTATCCACCTATCAATCGCCCGAAGATGTGATATTAATGCTGATAGTAGAATTTGACCCGGATATTGATACCGAGGAGATAACAGCATCAATAGAAAGGGTACGCCTGGCTATAAAAAGCGCATTTCCATTAATAAAGCTGGTGTTTGTACAACCTCAAAGCTACTCGCATATGCCTAACGGGTTGGCATAA
- a CDS encoding DUF2911 domain-containing protein — MRKPLLYLFTMLMACVTLKTYAQEPRIPEASSTQTIIQDFGLGKITVTYSRPNVKGRKIFGGINLYGEVWRTGANAATTITFSENVLVEGKSVPAGTYALFSIPEKDEWTIILNKTAKQWGAYSYKQADDLLRVKVKPLNVKEKRETFTIAFANTTTKSNDLYLVWDHTAVPIHLQTDDDAQITANIEKLMQGPDVKSRPYFNAIQYYYENDKDLNKALTWALEAEKIEPKAPWYKLWKARIQLKMGDKGTAIATAQQGIALAKASNDDEYIRLNEAVISQAKN; from the coding sequence ATGAGAAAACCTTTATTATACTTGTTTACCATGCTAATGGCATGTGTAACTTTAAAAACCTATGCGCAGGAGCCCCGCATTCCTGAAGCCAGTTCGACGCAAACCATCATACAAGATTTTGGATTGGGAAAGATAACCGTAACGTACTCTCGCCCAAATGTTAAAGGCCGTAAAATATTTGGCGGCATAAACCTCTATGGCGAAGTTTGGCGCACCGGCGCAAATGCGGCCACAACCATTACTTTTAGCGAGAATGTATTGGTAGAAGGTAAAAGTGTACCTGCAGGCACCTACGCGTTATTCAGCATACCCGAAAAGGACGAATGGACCATTATTTTAAACAAAACCGCAAAACAATGGGGCGCCTATAGCTATAAACAGGCTGATGACCTTTTGCGTGTTAAAGTTAAACCATTGAATGTTAAAGAGAAAAGAGAAACCTTTACCATTGCATTTGCCAACACAACAACAAAATCAAACGATCTGTATTTGGTATGGGACCATACAGCAGTTCCAATTCACCTTCAAACAGATGATGATGCACAGATAACCGCCAACATTGAAAAATTAATGCAAGGTCCGGATGTTAAAAGCAGACCTTATTTTAACGCTATACAGTATTACTACGAAAACGATAAAGACCTGAACAAGGCATTAACATGGGCCCTGGAAGCCGAAAAGATTGAGCCAAAAGCGCCATGGTATAAACTGTGGAAAGCCCGCATACAGCTAAAAATGGGCGATAAAGGCACCGCAATTGCCACGGCCCAACAAGGCATAGCATTAGCCAAAGCATCAAACGATGATGAATATATCAGGCTGAATGAGGCCGTTATATCGCAAGCAAAAAATTAA
- a CDS encoding sigma-70 family RNA polymerase sigma factor — protein sequence MQSKLSDIDLIKQTLGGNQSAYADLVKRHQRFVFTLALRFAKNREDAEEISQDCFIKAYRSLASFQQQSKFSTWLYSIVYTTAMTFLRKKRVDTTSIDDEETYLQIEGKPGSFDENNVENKSRSYYLNQAITQLLPDDATIITMFYKGEQSLEEIAQAMGIEANTVKVKLFRARQRLKERLERNLKHEVNELI from the coding sequence ATGCAAAGCAAGCTTTCAGATATTGATTTAATAAAGCAAACCCTTGGCGGTAACCAATCGGCATACGCCGATTTGGTTAAACGGCACCAGCGTTTTGTTTTTACTCTTGCTTTGCGTTTCGCGAAAAACAGGGAAGATGCCGAAGAAATTTCGCAGGATTGCTTTATAAAAGCATATAGATCCTTAGCGTCATTTCAACAGCAATCTAAATTTAGCACCTGGCTTTATAGCATAGTTTACACTACCGCTATGACATTTTTACGCAAAAAGCGGGTAGATACTACCTCTATAGATGATGAAGAAACGTATTTGCAGATAGAGGGAAAACCCGGCAGTTTTGATGAGAACAACGTCGAGAATAAGTCGCGGTCGTATTATTTAAACCAGGCTATAACCCAGTTACTGCCCGATGATGCAACTATTATAACGATGTTTTATAAAGGCGAACAATCTTTAGAAGAAATTGCCCAGGCAATGGGGATTGAGGCCAACACCGTTAAGGTAAAACTATTTAGAGCGCGCCAGCGTTTAAAAGAACGGCTGGAGCGCAATTTGAAACATGAAGTTAATGAACTGATATGA
- a CDS encoding DinB family protein, which yields MISRPQPDDYSPYAAGYVAAVPDGADVMELLEANQTQTYNLFSNMTEEQAMHAYAEGKWTLKEVLGHMIDTERVFSFRAFVFSREDISLPGFDQETYVNSTDFNSRSIQSLAAEFRAVREATLYLFGSLSQEQLNRHGVASGNLVKVSALVYITAGHELYHLKLIKDRYLA from the coding sequence ATGATAAGCAGACCTCAGCCTGACGATTACTCGCCTTATGCAGCCGGGTATGTAGCCGCCGTACCCGATGGTGCCGATGTAATGGAGTTGTTAGAAGCCAACCAAACGCAAACCTATAACCTGTTCAGTAACATGACGGAGGAGCAAGCTATGCACGCCTACGCCGAAGGTAAATGGACACTAAAAGAGGTACTTGGCCACATGATAGATACCGAAAGGGTGTTTAGCTTTCGTGCGTTTGTATTCTCCCGGGAGGATATCTCATTGCCGGGTTTTGACCAGGAAACGTATGTAAACAGTACCGATTTTAACAGCCGCAGCATACAAAGCCTCGCTGCCGAATTTAGGGCCGTGCGCGAAGCTACACTATATCTTTTCGGCTCCCTTAGCCAGGAGCAGTTAAACCGGCACGGTGTTGCCAGTGGCAACCTGGTTAAGGTTAGTGCCTTGGTTTATATAACGGCAGGCCACGAATTGTATCATTTAAAGTTGATTAAAGATCGATACTTAGCCTAA
- a CDS encoding HAMP domain-containing histidine kinase, which translates to MNPYQQKRRWKYSLLAFAVVIACGSLFYTRHLVNNIARSERTRAQVWALSIKQIGGTFDNDVLSYVFAVRDSLSVPAIVTGANGDFKFTRGLDTNKTFIKLDDTELKRTKKQYDPDYFKDELAYMQSQHEPIRLTILNEPWLVYYKDSALLSQLKIFPYVQLSVIAIFLMVAYTAFSSSRKSEQNQVWVGLAKETAHQLGTPISSLMAWIELIKDKFNAEDDPLMAEMENDVKRLEIVADRFSKIGSKPQLEDHSVYEVVKDFVDYFKVRVSDKIHFELSGNKGLIAGINIPLFDWVLENLLKNAVNAIDTSGSITVQITGNKLKKQVYIDVTDTGKGIPRSKFDTVFQPGYTTRKRGWGLGLSLTKRMIENYHNGQIFVRESELGKGTTFRIVLKTIRYDKQTSA; encoded by the coding sequence ATGAACCCTTACCAACAAAAACGCCGATGGAAATACTCTCTGCTTGCATTTGCAGTGGTTATAGCCTGCGGGTCGTTGTTTTATACGCGCCACCTGGTTAACAACATAGCCCGGTCCGAGCGCACCCGGGCGCAGGTTTGGGCACTGAGTATCAAGCAGATAGGCGGTACATTTGACAATGATGTACTCAGTTACGTATTTGCCGTAAGGGATAGCTTATCTGTACCAGCCATAGTAACCGGCGCCAACGGTGATTTTAAGTTTACCCGCGGGTTAGATACCAACAAAACCTTCATAAAGCTGGATGATACCGAACTTAAACGCACCAAAAAGCAGTACGACCCCGACTACTTTAAAGACGAACTGGCCTACATGCAATCGCAGCACGAGCCTATCCGCCTAACCATACTAAACGAGCCCTGGCTGGTTTATTATAAGGATTCGGCCTTGTTAAGCCAATTAAAGATATTCCCCTATGTGCAGTTATCGGTCATCGCCATATTCTTAATGGTAGCCTACACCGCCTTTAGTTCGTCCCGAAAATCGGAACAAAACCAGGTTTGGGTGGGTTTGGCTAAGGAAACTGCCCACCAACTGGGTACGCCTATATCATCGCTAATGGCCTGGATAGAGCTGATCAAAGACAAGTTTAATGCGGAGGACGACCCGCTAATGGCCGAAATGGAAAACGATGTAAAGCGGCTCGAAATAGTAGCCGATCGCTTTTCAAAAATAGGCTCAAAACCGCAGCTGGAAGATCACTCTGTATATGAGGTGGTTAAAGACTTTGTAGATTACTTTAAAGTACGGGTTAGCGACAAGATACACTTCGAGCTTAGTGGTAACAAGGGCCTCATTGCAGGTATAAACATTCCTTTATTTGATTGGGTATTAGAAAACCTGCTTAAAAATGCGGTTAACGCTATTGATACCAGCGGTAGCATAACCGTGCAAATAACCGGCAATAAGCTTAAAAAACAGGTATATATCGATGTTACCGATACAGGCAAGGGTATACCACGGTCAAAGTTTGATACGGTATTTCAGCCGGGCTATACCACCCGCAAACGTGGCTGGGGGCTGGGGCTATCATTAACCAAAAGGATGATAGAAAACTACCACAACGGCCAAATTTTTGTGCGCGAATCTGAACTAGGCAAGGGCACAACATTCAGGATAGTATTAAAAACAATAAGATATGATAAGCAGACCTCAGCCTGA
- a CDS encoding TonB-dependent receptor: MMKLKLISCFLLLFVQFTAFADAIDIKGKVIDAKTKETLPGAVISIPDLHISVGTNANGEFVIHSIPAKGKFVVQVQYLSYKTLTQTVDFSLNTPLVFELQSSIVEAHEVVITGTPITAGSRYNSTSASVVSKDQLMASSTNLIDALAKQVPGVSQITTSQAISKPVIRGLSYNRVVTLNDGVKQQGQQWGDEHGIEMDQYGAARVEVLRGAASLMYGSDALGGVINVIDPPTPAEGNIQGEVLSNYSTNSGLSNTSLMLSGNENGFVWRGRGTYQNAYAFNTPLGHYINSGFNQTNASGMLGVNKAWGFSHLNFSYFKNNIGFYDAEPGDPLYTTSTSRTLDYPRQDIRHYKLALNNNFIFGSSSLKLDLGYQKNQRRELENSPDPSLFFDLNTFSIDAKYNLPQSNGWSPVIGLSSSLEHSINLGKELLVPAYDEFTTGGFIYAKKTWDKNTFSAGARLDYISNKGKAQQDNGTVIFDGFDNKFANLSGALGFTHVFNDNFSFKSNAGSAFRAPNPAELGSNGVHEGTNRYEIGLGSLNPERSYQADATLEYGSGFVTGSLGVYENYIHDFIYASNTNKEQVTVINPDTGLPTSYDAYRYGQVNANLYGFEGNLTLHPVAFIHFENTFSYTHAQNQSFNRPLPLIPAGTLHNTLRFEPKIKGLSDVYIYGGIDNYFKQTRIDATFETPTDAYTLINAGIGATIKLGAQPLKLYVSGTNLANKKYYDALSRLRPGRYSQEDPTFGVYNMGRNITFGFYLPFGINK; this comes from the coding sequence ATTATGAAACTAAAGCTAATTAGTTGCTTTTTATTGTTGTTCGTTCAGTTTACTGCATTTGCAGATGCTATAGATATTAAGGGTAAAGTTATTGATGCCAAAACTAAGGAGACGCTCCCCGGCGCGGTAATAAGCATTCCCGATTTGCATATTTCCGTAGGGACCAATGCTAACGGCGAATTTGTTATACACTCCATACCGGCTAAGGGTAAGTTTGTGGTGCAGGTACAATACTTAAGCTATAAAACACTAACCCAAACCGTCGATTTTTCGTTAAACACACCGCTTGTTTTTGAACTGCAAAGCAGCATTGTAGAAGCACACGAGGTAGTAATTACCGGCACGCCTATAACAGCGGGCAGCAGGTACAACAGCACGTCGGCATCGGTAGTATCAAAAGACCAGCTGATGGCATCGTCTACCAATTTAATTGATGCGCTGGCCAAGCAGGTACCGGGCGTAAGCCAGATAACTACCAGCCAGGCTATATCTAAGCCTGTTATACGTGGTTTAAGCTATAACCGCGTGGTTACTTTAAATGATGGCGTTAAACAGCAGGGCCAGCAATGGGGCGATGAGCACGGCATTGAAATGGACCAGTACGGCGCGGCCCGTGTTGAGGTTTTGCGCGGCGCGGCATCGTTAATGTACGGCTCGGATGCATTGGGTGGCGTTATTAATGTAATAGACCCGCCTACCCCGGCCGAGGGCAATATACAGGGCGAGGTATTATCCAACTACTCTACCAACAGCGGCTTAAGCAATACATCGTTAATGTTAAGCGGAAACGAAAACGGCTTTGTTTGGCGCGGGCGCGGCACTTATCAAAATGCCTATGCTTTTAACACCCCACTGGGCCATTATATTAACAGCGGCTTTAACCAAACCAATGCCAGTGGTATGCTGGGGGTAAACAAAGCGTGGGGTTTTTCGCATTTAAACTTCTCGTACTTTAAAAACAACATCGGCTTTTACGATGCCGAGCCGGGCGACCCATTGTACACTACATCAACCAGCCGTACTTTAGATTACCCAAGGCAAGATATCCGACACTATAAATTAGCTTTAAATAACAACTTCATATTTGGCAGCAGCTCATTAAAACTCGACCTGGGTTACCAAAAAAATCAGCGCCGCGAGCTGGAAAACAGCCCGGACCCATCGCTGTTTTTTGATCTGAACACTTTTTCGATAGATGCTAAGTATAACCTGCCGCAAAGCAACGGCTGGAGCCCTGTAATAGGCTTAAGCAGCAGTTTAGAGCATAGCATTAACCTGGGTAAAGAATTGCTTGTGCCGGCTTATGACGAGTTTACAACAGGCGGCTTTATCTACGCCAAAAAAACTTGGGACAAGAACACTTTTAGCGCAGGCGCAAGATTAGATTATATTAGCAACAAAGGCAAGGCGCAGCAGGATAACGGCACCGTTATTTTTGACGGTTTCGATAACAAGTTTGCCAACCTAAGCGGCGCATTGGGCTTTACGCATGTATTTAACGATAACTTTAGCTTTAAGAGCAATGCGGGTTCGGCCTTCCGTGCGCCAAACCCTGCCGAGTTAGGCTCTAACGGCGTGCATGAGGGTACCAACCGCTACGAAATTGGGCTTGGCTCTCTCAACCCCGAAAGAAGCTACCAGGCCGATGCTACCTTAGAGTATGGATCGGGCTTTGTTACCGGCAGCTTAGGCGTTTACGAAAACTATATCCACGACTTTATTTATGCATCAAACACCAATAAAGAGCAGGTAACCGTAATTAACCCCGATACCGGCCTGCCCACCAGTTACGATGCTTACCGCTATGGCCAGGTAAACGCTAATCTTTACGGCTTTGAGGGTAATTTAACGCTGCATCCAGTAGCGTTTATCCACTTCGAAAACACGTTTAGCTATACTCACGCGCAAAACCAATCGTTTAACAGGCCATTGCCATTGATACCTGCCGGCACCTTGCACAACACCTTACGTTTTGAGCCAAAAATTAAAGGCCTAAGCGATGTTTACATTTATGGTGGTATAGATAACTATTTTAAGCAAACCCGTATAGATGCTACATTTGAAACCCCAACAGATGCTTACACGCTTATTAATGCGGGGATCGGCGCAACTATAAAATTAGGGGCGCAACCGCTTAAATTGTATGTATCGGGCACCAACCTGGCTAATAAAAAGTATTACGATGCGCTTAGCCGTTTAAGGCCGGGCCGCTACAGCCAGGAAGACCCCACTTTTGGTGTTTACAACATGGGCCGCAATATCACCTTTGGTTTTTATCTGCCTTTTGGCATCAACAAATAA
- a CDS encoding peptidylprolyl isomerase encodes MKKLFTLCLLLLTFTIAFAKPPKNQYVRIKTSYGSCIIRLYNQTPKHRDNFIKLTKAGFYNGVLFHRVIQNFMIQGGDPDSKDTTKNKPGAELGNGDVKYTIPAEFRDSLFHKRGVLAAARDDNPAKASSGAQFYIVEGKRFTPGKLDTLENTRLKGRKIPAWQRDVYTTVGGVPHLDQNYTVYGEVVTGLDMVDRIAGVKTDKNDRPETDVPMTVELLSKRECKQLDKILGPPTP; translated from the coding sequence ATGAAAAAACTTTTTACCCTGTGTTTATTACTGCTAACATTTACTATAGCGTTTGCTAAACCGCCTAAAAACCAATATGTGCGCATAAAAACCAGCTATGGCAGCTGCATTATACGCCTGTATAACCAAACCCCAAAACACCGCGATAATTTTATAAAGCTAACAAAGGCCGGCTTTTATAATGGTGTGCTTTTTCATAGGGTGATACAAAACTTTATGATACAGGGCGGCGACCCCGACTCTAAAGATACGACCAAAAATAAACCCGGTGCCGAATTGGGTAACGGCGATGTAAAATATACCATCCCTGCCGAATTTAGAGATAGCTTGTTTCATAAGCGGGGGGTGCTGGCTGCAGCCCGGGACGATAACCCGGCCAAGGCGTCGAGCGGGGCACAGTTTTATATTGTAGAGGGCAAACGCTTTACACCCGGCAAATTAGACACGCTGGAAAACACCCGTTTAAAAGGCCGTAAAATACCTGCCTGGCAGCGCGATGTTTATACTACCGTAGGCGGCGTGCCGCACCTGGACCAAAATTACACCGTTTATGGCGAGGTGGTTACCGGCCTGGATATGGTTGACCGTATTGCCGGTGTTAAAACCGATAAGAACGACCGCCCTGAAACCGATGTACCCATGACCGTAGAATTGCTGAGCAAACGCGAATGCAAACAGTTGGATAAGATACTTGGCCCCCCAACCCCCTAA